Sequence from the Arcobacter sp. CECT 8986 genome:
TTTAAGTAGTGTTGCAAAAAAGATAACTGAACTTGTAAATGTTCCAGTAATTGGAATTGGTGCAGGAAATGTAACAGATGGACAGGTTTTAGTTTGGTCTGATATGTTAGGTTTCTTTGATGAATTTAAACCTAAATTTGTAAGAAGATATTTAGATGGAGCAACTTTAGTAAAACAAGCAGTGAATCAATATAGAAATGATGTGCAAGATACATCTTTTCCAAGCCAAGAAGAAGAGTATTAAAATATGGAAAGATTAGTTGAAGTAGAACAAGTATCTTTTGAAGAAGAGAGTACAGAAGTAAACTTACGTCCCTCATCATGGGATGATTATATAGGTCAAGAGAAAATAAAAAGAAATCTAAAAGTATTTATTGAAGCTTCTAAAAAAAGAGCAGAAGCACTTGATCATATTTTGTTTTATGGACCTCCAGGACTTGGGAAAACTACACTTTCTTATCTAATCTCAAATGAGATGAACTCAAATATAAAAATTACAGCTGGTCCAATGATTGAAAAAAGTGGTGACTTAGCAGCAATTTTAACAAATCTTGAAGAAGGAGATATTCTATTTATTGATGAGATTCATAGACTAAGTCCTGCTGTTGAAGAGATTTTATATCCTGCGATGGAAGATTATAGACTTGATATTATTATTGGTTCAGGACCAGCAGCTCAAACTGTAAAAATTGATTTGCCAAGATTTACACTAATTGGTGCAACTACAAGAGCTGGAATGTTATCAAATCCATTAAGAGAAAGATTTGGTATGCACTTTAGAATGCAGTTTTACACTCATGAAGAGTTAGCCAAAATTATTCAAAAAGCAGCAATTAAATTAAATAAACATTGTGAAGATGATGCAGCTTTAGAAATATCAAGAAGAAGTAGAGGAACACCAAGGGTTGCTTTAAGATTACTAAGAAGAGTTAGAGATTTTGCGGAAGTTGAAAATGAAGACTCAATCATAAGACAAAGATGTAAATATGCGCTTGATGAACTAGGAGTTAATGAGAGTGGTTTTGATGAGATGGATATAAATCTACTTGAACTTTTGGTATCAAATAAAGGTAAACCAATGGGTCTTTCTACAATTGCAGCAGCACTTAGTGAAGACGAAGGAACAATTGAAGATGCAATTGAGCCATATTTACTGGCAAATGGCTTTATTGAAAGAACAGCCAGAGGAAGAGTTGCTAGTGTTAAAACATATGAAATGTTTAGATTATCTTATCCAAATAGTGAAAAAATAGAAGAAGGAACACTTTTTTGAAACCACAACATTTTTTAATTGCCATTGGAATTGGAGTTTTATTTTTTTTAATTCAATTATTTGATCCTTTTCTAAAAGCAATTTTTGTAGCTTTTTTATTAACTGTTGCAACAAACTCTTTAAATATTACTTTATCAAACAAGATAAAAAGTCAAACATTTAGTTCTATACTAATGACTATATTTTTAGCAGTTATATTTTTTGTTCCTGTTATGTATTGCATATTCTCTTTTGCTAATTATTTAAATAAACTAGACCAACAAGCAGTAATAAATAATTATCAACAAATAGAACAATGGATAATGGATATTCCAAATAAGTATGAGTTTGTAAAACAACAATTAACACTTATTTTAGATAAATTTGATATTGCAGAAACACTAAAAAATATGTTATCAATTGGTGCATATTTAGGAAAAAACTCTGCTTCATTTATGACAGATATGATTCTTATTTTAGTGTTTTATTTCTTCTTTACACTATATGGAACAAGTATTTCTCACTATGTAAAAGACCTATTACCTTTAAAAAAAGAGGATGCAAATACACTATTTAACGAATCTTCAAATGTTATGAGTATTGTTTTATATTCAATACTAATAACTGCAATATTTGAAGGAATGCTATTTGGGTTTTTTATATCAAACTATGGATATAACGGCTTTTTACTTGGAGTTTTATATGGATTTGCTTCATTAATTCCTGTTGTTGGAGGACTTATTATGTGGCTTCCAATATCAATATATGAAATCTTTAAAGGCAATGTTTATGATGCTATTGTAATTATTTGTTATTCAATCATTGTTATTTCAATTATTGCAGATACTTTTATAAAACCTATTATTATAAAATATATAAATCAAAGAATAGTAAAAACACCAACAAAAATAAATGAACTACTAATATTTTTCTCTATTCTTGCTGGTCTTTCTACATTTGGATTTTGGGGAATGATTATTGGTCCTGCTATGGTAACTTTCTTTA
This genomic interval carries:
- the ruvB gene encoding Holliday junction branch migration DNA helicase RuvB — translated: MERLVEVEQVSFEEESTEVNLRPSSWDDYIGQEKIKRNLKVFIEASKKRAEALDHILFYGPPGLGKTTLSYLISNEMNSNIKITAGPMIEKSGDLAAILTNLEEGDILFIDEIHRLSPAVEEILYPAMEDYRLDIIIGSGPAAQTVKIDLPRFTLIGATTRAGMLSNPLRERFGMHFRMQFYTHEELAKIIQKAAIKLNKHCEDDAALEISRRSRGTPRVALRLLRRVRDFAEVENEDSIIRQRCKYALDELGVNESGFDEMDINLLELLVSNKGKPMGLSTIAAALSEDEGTIEDAIEPYLLANGFIERTARGRVASVKTYEMFRLSYPNSEKIEEGTLF
- a CDS encoding AI-2E family transporter, which encodes MKPQHFLIAIGIGVLFFLIQLFDPFLKAIFVAFLLTVATNSLNITLSNKIKSQTFSSILMTIFLAVIFFVPVMYCIFSFANYLNKLDQQAVINNYQQIEQWIMDIPNKYEFVKQQLTLILDKFDIAETLKNMLSIGAYLGKNSASFMTDMILILVFYFFFTLYGTSISHYVKDLLPLKKEDANTLFNESSNVMSIVLYSILITAIFEGMLFGFFISNYGYNGFLLGVLYGFASLIPVVGGLIMWLPISIYEIFKGNVYDAIVIICYSIIVISIIADTFIKPIIIKYINQRIVKTPTKINELLIFFSILAGLSTFGFWGMIIGPAMVTFFISIIQLLKKYNSDMI